The DNA window GCTCACACTGGAGGGTGTGACAGCGGTCGTCGTCTACGGCAGGCGGGAGGGGGAGCTCAGCCTGTCAGGGCGCTCCCGCGACGACCGCGTTCACATGGGTGACGTGCTCTCGGCGGTCACCGAGGATATCCCGATGGCGAGTGCTGGCGGGCATGCACGCATGGGCGGGGGACAGATCTCGATAGCTCACATGGAGGGAATCGGTCCATCGGATGGCCTGACGGAAGAGCAGTTCACCGACCGCCTGTTCGGTGCAATGTCGGGCGACATCTAGACGCCTTTTTTGATCCGAAGTCCGAACGTACCCTATGGCAACCAGTACTGGCACGTGGTCCTACCGCGACCGGTTTCACGAGGAGTTCGGGCGGACCTACTTCCGGCGTTACGGCGATGGACTCGTGTCGTCAATCGGGATCGGCACCTACCTCGGGGACCCGACCGACGCCGTCGACGAGCGGTACTACGATGCGATCCGCGCGGCACTGGAGGGTGGTATCAACGTCGTCGATACAGCGATCAACTACCGCTGCCAGCGCAGCGAGCGCGTTGTTGGCCGGGCGCTTGCGGACGCCGACGTGGGCCGCGAGGAGGTCGTCGTCGCGACGAAAGGCGGCTTTATCGCCTTCGACGAGGATCGTCCCGAGGACCCCGGACAGTACGTCCTCGACGAGTACGTCGAGACCGATATCGTCCCACGGGACTCGCTGGTTGGCGGGCACCACTCTATCCATCCCGATTTCCTCGACGACCAGCTAGACCGGTCGCTGTCGAATCTAGACGTCGAGACGATCGACCTGTACTACGTCCACAACCCAGAAACGCAGTTGGCGGAGCGATCGAGGGGAGCCGTCTACGATCAGCTAGAAGCCGCCTTCGAGCGGCTGGAAGAACGCGCCGCGGCGGGAGATATCGCTCACTACGGCGTCGCGTCGTGGGAGTGTTTTCGGGTGCCGGCCGACCACGATCGCTACCTGTCGTTGCCCGAGGTGATCTCTCGGGCGCGGTCGGCCGCGGCGACGGTCGGCAACGCGGCGACGCATCTCCGTGCGATCCAGCTCCCGTTCAACGTGGTGATGGCTGACGCATTCACCGTCAAGGCCCACGAGTCACAGGACGGTCCGCAGAGCGCTCTCTGGTTCGCCCACGAGGCCGGACTGAATGTCTTTACGAGCGCAAGTATCGGCCAGGGTGAGTTGGCAGGCGAGCTCCCGGCAGAAGTCGCTGCACGCCTGGAGGGAGAGACGACGGCCCAGCGTGCGATCAACTTCGCCCGAAGTGCCCCCGGCGTAACCGCCTCGCTCGTCGGAACGAGTTCCGTCGAACACGTCGAGGAGAACCTCATCGCGGGCGAGTACGATCCGCTCGGGGCCGACGCGTTCGACGCAGTCTTCGAGTAGTTATCGCAGCTCCTTCCACCGACCACCACAGTCGGGACAGACCCGAACGGAGCCGATCTGGTCGGGATCGTTCTCCGTTTTGAGATTCTCCTCGCAGTCCCCGCAGACGATTCGCTCGTACGTATCCTTCTCCAGGGTTCCGTCGCGTAACGCCTTGCGGACTGATTTCATACTACATGTAGATACAACCAACCGGCAAAAGTACTGGGGCCACTCCTGTGGAACGGCCGGTCCGGAAACGACGGCCGGAAGCGCCGAGGTTTTGAGCGTGCGGACCAACTAGGCTATGATGGAGTACGTTCAGGAGCGGATCGCCACGGTGCACGATTTTACCGACCCCGTTCCGTCGGCACCGACGGACAGCACCGCGGTTGTCGTTCCGATGACCCACCGGGAGCACGGTGCACCTGCTGCAGAACGGACCCTCTCGACGCTGTCGAGAGTCGACCCGGCGACGGTCGTGGTGCCGCTCAGAGCACCACCCGAACGCGTCGACCCGTTCCGGGAGTGGCTCGACGGTTTTGCGGTCGACACCGAACTGCTCTGGTGCAACAGCGAACCGGTCGAATCCCTGCTCGCACGGAGCGGCGTCCCCACCAATCGGGGAAAGGGGCGTGACGTCTGGCTCGCGCTGGGGGCGGCCGCAGCGGACCACGAGTATATCGTCGTCCACGACGCCGACGCGACGACCTACTCGGCGGCACACGTGCCGCGCCTGCTTGCGCCACTGGGCCACGACTACTCGTTCTCGAAGGGCTACTACGCGCGAATCGAGGACGAGCGCCTGTATGGCCGGCTGTTTCGGCTGTTTGTCGCGCCGCTTATCCGGGCCCTCAGTGATCGACACCATGCCCCAGTATTGCGCTATCTGGATAGTTTCAGATACGCACTGGCTGGCGAGTTCGCCATGACGGCGGAGCTCGCACAGTCGATTCGTGCCCAGCCGAGCTGGGGCCTGGAGATCGGTACGCTGGGGGAAGCTTTCGATCACTGTGGGTTCGAGGGCACTGCACAGGTCGACCTTGGATTCCACGAGCACGACCACCGGGCGGTCCGTGGCGAGACCGGGCTGGCGGACATGGCCGAGCACGTCGGTGATGCGCTGTTTCGCGTGCTCGACGATCACGGTCTTGATGTGGCGTATGGGACGCTTCCTGCTGACTACCGACGGACGGCGAACCGACTGGTCGAGCAGTACGCGCTCGACGCCTCGATGAACGGGCTGGCGTTCGACGCCCCGGCAGAGCGCGAACAGGTAGCGGCCTACAGCGCCGCCGTGACGCCACCAGGGGAGGATGAGCGACTGCCCGCCTGGAAGGAGGTCTCGCTGTCGCCTGTCTCTCTCGAACGGGCGGCCGTCCGCGCACTCGACGGCCCATCCCTGACGTCGAGCGAGGACTGACGCTGTCGGCACCGAACGTCTGCGAACGCACGGAAACGACTATTTATATGGGGGACAGGTCATCGACTATGACCGCAACACTCGACGATCTCGCCGGCGTCGTCGACCTTTTCGACGGGCTGACACGCGCAGAACTGGCACAGGCACTCGTCGAACTCGGCGCACGACGCGGGGACACACCTGATGATGACGCGATCGACGCCGCGATCCAGCAGGCCCTCGACGAGTACTATCTGATACGCTACGAGACCGCAGATCCCAGCTTGCTCGTTGCCGGTCCCGCGGCGTTTCCGACGCTCCCCGAGCACGCGGAGGATCTGCCCCACATCATGGACGTTCCGAATCGCTCGCCGGATCGTGACGACCTCGGAACCGTCGCCGCGGAACGGGTCCGATCGGATGCCGATGCGGCGATCGAGGCCAGCGACACGGAGCGCATCGAGACGCTGATCGACGTCAGCTACGACATCGAGGCGTGGGCCCCTGTCGACCTTGACGATGTCCGGGAACGGCTCGACGAGCACGCGACGACGGGCGAGTAGCGATCGGATTCTGAAACGCTATACATCCGGAGGTCGTAGCGGGGCGTACCGACCGATGGATCTCGATCTGGAACGCGTCGCGGCGTACGACCCGCGCGCGATTACCGACGAGCGCCACGATGCCGCGGTCCTCGTCCCGGTGATCGACCGGAACGGCGAGAGCCATCTCCTGTTTACGAAACGTGCCGACCATCTCGGCGAGCACCCCGGTCAGATGAGCTTTCCCGGTGGCGGGTGCGAACCGATGGACGCCGACAGCCACGAGACCGCACTCCGGGAGGCAAACGAGGAGATCGCACTGGAGCCCGCGGATGCAAGAATCGTCGGCCGTCTCGACGACATCCGGACGATCACCGAGTACGCGGTCACGCCGGTCGTCGCCCGCGTCCCCGACCGCCAGTACGTCCCGGACGAATCAGAAGTCGCCGAGATCGTGGTGCTGCCAGTCTCGGGGCTCGTCGATCCGGACAACTACGAGTTCGAGGAGCGTGACCACCCCCACTACGGCGAGATCGTGATCCATTACTTCCATGTCGACGGCTACACAGTCTGGGGCGCAACCGGCCGGATCGTCGTCGACTTTCTCGAGCGGACGACCGACTGGCGCGCGCCGGAGCGGATCGACCGGGATATTGCCTGATCCTTACGCCTCGTCTGGTTTTTCCAACAGCCCATCCCGTTCGTCGAGTTCGCCGCGATAAATCGCGTACGCGATCACGCGCTCGCACTCGGCGGGTGAGACGTCGTACGCCGAACTCGCCAGCGTCTCGAACTCCGTACGGTCGACCGGGAACTCACGGTTCTGGAGCAGACGGACCACCTGGTTGTACGTCTCCGTCTCTGGTCGTTCGGGAGCGTCGGGATCGGCGTCGTCAGTATCGCGTGCGTTCGCTTCCGCAGCGGCGGACGCGTTCGCACTGGGGGAAGTGGACTGCTCATCTCGCTGTTCGCCCGAGTGCTCGGCCTGTTCGTCGTCGTGTGTCCCGTCGGCTGGCTCTACTTCAATCCCATCGTCGAATGAGCCGGTTCCGGGAGCTGG is part of the Natranaeroarchaeum aerophilus genome and encodes:
- a CDS encoding glycosyl transferase family 2; protein product: MEYVQERIATVHDFTDPVPSAPTDSTAVVVPMTHREHGAPAAERTLSTLSRVDPATVVVPLRAPPERVDPFREWLDGFAVDTELLWCNSEPVESLLARSGVPTNRGKGRDVWLALGAAAADHEYIVVHDADATTYSAAHVPRLLAPLGHDYSFSKGYYARIEDERLYGRLFRLFVAPLIRALSDRHHAPVLRYLDSFRYALAGEFAMTAELAQSIRAQPSWGLEIGTLGEAFDHCGFEGTAQVDLGFHEHDHRAVRGETGLADMAEHVGDALFRVLDDHGLDVAYGTLPADYRRTANRLVEQYALDASMNGLAFDAPAEREQVAAYSAAVTPPGEDERLPAWKEVSLSPVSLERAAVRALDGPSLTSSED
- a CDS encoding NUDIX hydrolase; the encoded protein is MDLDLERVAAYDPRAITDERHDAAVLVPVIDRNGESHLLFTKRADHLGEHPGQMSFPGGGCEPMDADSHETALREANEEIALEPADARIVGRLDDIRTITEYAVTPVVARVPDRQYVPDESEVAEIVVLPVSGLVDPDNYEFEERDHPHYGEIVIHYFHVDGYTVWGATGRIVVDFLERTTDWRAPERIDRDIA
- a CDS encoding HVO_0758 family zinc finger protein gives rise to the protein MKSVRKALRDGTLEKDTYERIVCGDCEENLKTENDPDQIGSVRVCPDCGGRWKELR
- a CDS encoding aldo/keto reductase, whose amino-acid sequence is MATSTGTWSYRDRFHEEFGRTYFRRYGDGLVSSIGIGTYLGDPTDAVDERYYDAIRAALEGGINVVDTAINYRCQRSERVVGRALADADVGREEVVVATKGGFIAFDEDRPEDPGQYVLDEYVETDIVPRDSLVGGHHSIHPDFLDDQLDRSLSNLDVETIDLYYVHNPETQLAERSRGAVYDQLEAAFERLEERAAAGDIAHYGVASWECFRVPADHDRYLSLPEVISRARSAAATVGNAATHLRAIQLPFNVVMADAFTVKAHESQDGPQSALWFAHEAGLNVFTSASIGQGELAGELPAEVAARLEGETTAQRAINFARSAPGVTASLVGTSSVEHVEENLIAGEYDPLGADAFDAVFE
- a CDS encoding DUF7109 family protein, with translation MTATLDDLAGVVDLFDGLTRAELAQALVELGARRGDTPDDDAIDAAIQQALDEYYLIRYETADPSLLVAGPAAFPTLPEHAEDLPHIMDVPNRSPDRDDLGTVAAERVRSDADAAIEASDTERIETLIDVSYDIEAWAPVDLDDVRERLDEHATTGE